TAAAACTCTTGAGTGGCGTACCGCTTCGAATTAGAGGAGAATAGAGAAATGTTTGAGTTTTTCCATCGTCGTCCGTACTTCATCTACAGCACTGTGGTAACCCTTATTGTTCTAGGGATCTACGGCCTCATTACGATGCCGAAAAATCTCTTTCCCGATGTGGAGCGCCCAACCGTTATCGTCGTCACACAGATGCCCGGAGCCACAGCACAGGTTATTACCAGTACCGTCTCAAAACCGATTGAAGAAGAGCTTGCACGACTTGCCAATATTAGAAATATTTCTTCAACAAATATGGCAAACTTTTCAATAGTAAAAGCTGAGTTTGAGTATGTTAAAGGACTGAATGCAGCAGCGGTAGATGTGAACAATGCACTTTCCATAGTAAAAGGAAAATTGCCCGTTAATGCTTCACCCGCAATCTATACGACAGGCGCTTTTACCCTTCCTGTTGACGTCATCACCCTGACATCAAAAACCAATGCGCTCAGTCTGGGGGATATCAGAAAAATAGCGGACAGTTTTATTAAACCTGCACTTCTTAGCAACCCCGCTATTGGAAACGTTGAAGTATTTGGCGGTTACAAAAGCGCCATCACTATTGATGTCGACCCTGTTAAAGCAACACATTATAAAGTAGACCTCAATACCCTTGCACAAACTATCTCGGCAATCAATAAAGATATTCCAATCGGATTTTCCAAAAGCAAGAACGGGTTTTTTACGCTCACTTTTTATGGAGAACAAAATCAAATCTCGACACTGAAAAATCTTTTTATCAAACCCAACCTGCAGTTGGAGGACATAGCTAAAGTAAACTGGGAATACGAAAAACGTTTTTCGGGCTATATCGGTAACGGTAACGAGGGTATTGCACTTGCGATTCAGCGCGCCCCCGGAGGCTCGGTAGTTGATGTTTCCAATGCTGCAAGAAAAGAGATCGCACAGCTTCAAACGATTTACAGTAATATAGATTTTAAGATATCCGATACACAGCGTGACCTCATAGAAACTTCCAACAAAAATATGCTCGAAGCCCTGAGAGATGCGGTTATCTATACGCTTATCGTCCTTATGTTTTTTCTAGGCAATTTCCGTGCAGTTATTGCCGTGGGACTTTCCATACCTATTGTTTTTTTTGGTACTTTGTCTATCATCTGGCTTTTTGGAGGAGAGCTGAATATTACAGTTTATACAGGCATCATTCTTTCACTGGGACTTCTCATTGATGATGCGGTTGTCATTATTGAAAATATTGAACGGCATATCAGCAAATTAGGCAAAGATCCGGATACTGCCGCCATTGAAGGAACAAAAGAGGTGCTGCTTCCGGATTTTGCCGGAACACTTTCCACATCAGTCCTCCTTTTCCCCCTGTTGTTCGTAGGGGGATTTCCAGAACACATTGCTCGTCCGCTCATAAGCACTCTGCTTATTGCCCTACTGGTTTCGTATATACTTTCTGTGACTTTCCTGCCGCATATGGCACGTATTTTATACCGTAACGGTTCAACAAATAAAAATAGAATAGAACTCTTTTTTGAAAACCTTTATGCCAAAAGTATCGGCAGATTTATTACCCCCTATTTGGGTATTTTGAAATTTTCCAACGGAAAACGCTCCGCAATGAGAAAGATACTTCTAACTTTGGGTATTTTGATCATTCTCGCACTAAGCGTAAAGAATATTATGCCCGTCATTGGCCGCGATGTGATGCCTCCTATGGATACAGGGATCGTTAAGATCAATGTCAAATTCAGCAGTAATGACACAGTAGAAGAAGCCGGCAAAAAATTAATGCCGTTTTTAAAATGGCTGCATGAGCAAAAAGAGGTTAAGATGAGCTCCGTCTCATTTGGGAGCGAAGCGGGTGTTCTCTCACTGGGCAGTGGAAATCTGCCAAGTGAAGCAACGATCACCATAAACTATACCAACCGCTTCGATCGAAAAAAAACGATTTGGGAGATCGAAGAGGAGTTGCGAGACCAACTGCATCAGATCAATGGACTTAAAGATGCGGATGTTTTTGATTTTGGAGCCACTGCCATCTCGAGCATTAAAGCGCCGCTGGATATACGTATCAAGTCTTCGGACTATAAAGACTTACCTGAAATGGCAGACAAGGTCATTAACAAGATCAAAGATATTCAGGGATTGACAAGTATTTCCAAAAGCTGGAACAGTGACTTCAGTGAAGCCCAAGTTAAAATAGATACAAACAAAGCGCTCTCCTATGGCTTGACCCCTCTGAGTATCGCTATGCAGATTCCAATAAAAGAGCAAATTATTTCTCTGGAAGGGAACCTTGCATCAATGAATTCCCAGGCACTTAAACTCTATCTGGATAATCCTTTTGGAAAAAGCATAGAAAGTTTAAGAATGATGCCGATTCAAACCAAAAACGGTGAGATCCCGCTTAGTACAGTTGCAGACATACAATACGGATTAACACAAGCAAAGATCGAGCGCAATCAAATGCTTTACAGTATTGATGTCAATGCATATAGATCCAAACGCCCGATTTCCATTATCACTGAAGATGCGGATAAA
This is a stretch of genomic DNA from Sulfurovum zhangzhouensis. It encodes these proteins:
- a CDS encoding efflux RND transporter permease subunit, with protein sequence MFEFFHRRPYFIYSTVVTLIVLGIYGLITMPKNLFPDVERPTVIVVTQMPGATAQVITSTVSKPIEEELARLANIRNISSTNMANFSIVKAEFEYVKGLNAAAVDVNNALSIVKGKLPVNASPAIYTTGAFTLPVDVITLTSKTNALSLGDIRKIADSFIKPALLSNPAIGNVEVFGGYKSAITIDVDPVKATHYKVDLNTLAQTISAINKDIPIGFSKSKNGFFTLTFYGEQNQISTLKNLFIKPNLQLEDIAKVNWEYEKRFSGYIGNGNEGIALAIQRAPGGSVVDVSNAARKEIAQLQTIYSNIDFKISDTQRDLIETSNKNMLEALRDAVIYTLIVLMFFLGNFRAVIAVGLSIPIVFFGTLSIIWLFGGELNITVYTGIILSLGLLIDDAVVIIENIERHISKLGKDPDTAAIEGTKEVLLPDFAGTLSTSVLLFPLLFVGGFPEHIARPLISTLLIALLVSYILSVTFLPHMARILYRNGSTNKNRIELFFENLYAKSIGRFITPYLGILKFSNGKRSAMRKILLTLGILIILALSVKNIMPVIGRDVMPPMDTGIVKINVKFSSNDTVEEAGKKLMPFLKWLHEQKEVKMSSVSFGSEAGVLSLGSGNLPSEATITINYTNRFDRKKTIWEIEEELRDQLHQINGLKDADVFDFGATAISSIKAPLDIRIKSSDYKDLPEMADKVINKIKDIQGLTSISKSWNSDFSEAQVKIDTNKALSYGLTPLSIAMQIPIKEQIISLEGNLASMNSQALKLYLDNPFGKSIESLRMMPIQTKNGEIPLSTVADIQYGLTQAKIERNQMLYSIDVNAYRSKRPISIITEDADKKLKELNSSGNIISQEGDIAEIHDSTGRMLKAIVIGVILDTLLMIVIFRSVRLALTMIFILPLSIIGASWGMLLFDKPSSLPSLLGILLLFGIVINNTIIITDFYQKYREKENPFESALESIKIRFRPVMMTTFGTIAGMIPIALEQAVGLERLSPLADVAIGGVIIGTFLTLIYLPMFAYSFDKNKKDIKVHTN